The Polypterus senegalus isolate Bchr_013 chromosome 1, ASM1683550v1, whole genome shotgun sequence genome includes a window with the following:
- the sfr1 gene encoding swi5-dependent recombination DNA repair protein 1 homolog, whose product METPNSLKSRPIYTTPEDKLTSSEPQTSTNKQTLSDTLRERLRKTRRSFTSPFSVAKRLKIDDDAKVEAVSPVPNGSSDKMSNDITGEKALYHTVKKHIASTEPLSVDTDTGEVISLRSQSVCLQALVDLPETELKILHDALKKEVQEQEETLRRLSMAKMYRAKNDLDVLQCLISKWRLCSQSVLYELQSVLPSDSSKLSLTQLIDGFGLDDKILHYDRVKEEFLDM is encoded by the exons ATGGAGACCCCCAATTCATTAAAGTCCAGACCAATCTATACAACACCAGAAGACAAGCTTACTTCTAGTGAACCACAAACCTCAACAAACAAGCAG acatTGAGTGACACCCTTAGAGAGAGATTAAGGAAAACCAGACGTTCCTTTACATCGCCATTCTCTGTGGCGAAACGGCTTAAAATTGATGATGATGCTAAAGTGGAAGCCGTGTCTCCAGTTCCCAATGGAAGTTCAGACAAGATGAGTAATGATATTACTGGAGAGAAGGCATTATATCACACTGTGAAGAAACATATAGCCTCCACTGAGCCACTTTCTGTTGACACAGACACTGGTGAAGTGATTTCCTTGCGGTCCCAGTCTGTTTGCTTGCAAGCACTAGTTGATCTGCCAGAAACGGAGCTTAAAATTTTACATGATGCACTGAAGAAAGAAGTACAAGAGCAAGAAGAGACGCTTCGTAGACTGAGCATGGCGAAAATGTATAGAGCAAAG AATGACTTGGACGTGTTGCAGTGTCTGATAAGTAAATGGAGATTATGCAGCCAGTCAGTGCTGTATGAGCTGCAGTCGGTTCTTCCTTCAGACAGCAGTAAGTTGAGTCTCACTCAGCTTATTGATGGCTTTGGACTCGATGATAAGATACTGCACTATGACAGAGTAAAGGAAGAGTTTCTGGATATGTAA